The following are from one region of the Blastocatellia bacterium genome:
- a CDS encoding phosphate--AMP phosphotransferase: MLETVLDQTIAKETYDIIFPQLEARLSELQREARNKAIPVVVVFEGWDAAGKGTLINSLMQPLDPRGFKVWSINLPTQEELYHPFLWRFWTKLPARGAINIFDRSWYGRVLIDRVEKLIGKKTWKESYEEILNFERQLTDDGMVLVKFWIHIDKEEQYKRFKKIEKNPAESWKITKQDWQQHKKYDDYLVAVEEMLARTSTPDASWTIVKNHDKRYGRVKIFQTLIGAIEQAINLQEQNKLLIEAKQNLSQPEKASYLPDVVVADSVLKTTDLTKRLLREEYQEQVKTLQEKLRALEHEIHRYRIPVIITYEGWDAAGKGGNIKRLTENLDPRGYAVIPVAAPTSEEKAHHYVWRFWRSIPKAGHITIFDRTWYGRVLVERVEGFCKRHEWQRAYKEINEFERHLTSYGTVLVKFWLHIDPSEQLKRFQERQETLVKTWKITDEDWRNREKWAEYEKAICEMLQRTSTSYAPWTIIESVDKYYARIKALQTVVDSIETALKEKRKK; this comes from the coding sequence ATAAAGCTATTCCAGTTGTAGTTGTTTTTGAAGGCTGGGATGCTGCTGGCAAAGGGACACTTATTAATAGTTTAATGCAGCCATTAGATCCAAGAGGATTTAAGGTTTGGTCAATTAATTTACCTACACAAGAAGAGCTTTATCATCCTTTTCTTTGGAGGTTTTGGACAAAATTACCAGCACGAGGAGCTATAAATATCTTTGATCGTTCCTGGTATGGTCGGGTATTGATTGATAGAGTAGAAAAATTAATAGGAAAAAAAACATGGAAAGAATCTTATGAAGAAATTCTTAATTTTGAGCGTCAGCTAACAGATGATGGAATGGTTTTAGTAAAATTTTGGATACATATTGATAAAGAAGAACAATATAAAAGATTTAAGAAAATAGAAAAAAATCCAGCAGAGTCTTGGAAAATAACTAAACAAGATTGGCAACAACATAAAAAATATGATGATTATTTAGTTGCAGTTGAAGAGATGTTAGCACGTACCAGCACACCAGATGCTTCTTGGACAATAGTTAAAAATCATGACAAGCGATATGGGCGGGTTAAAATTTTTCAAACTTTAATAGGTGCAATTGAGCAAGCAATTAATTTACAGGAACAAAATAAATTATTGATAGAAGCTAAACAAAACCTTTCTCAGCCAGAAAAAGCTTCTTATTTGCCTGATGTTGTGGTGGCAGATTCAGTCTTAAAAACTACAGATTTAACAAAGAGGTTACTTAGAGAAGAATATCAAGAGCAAGTAAAAACATTGCAAGAAAAACTTCGAGCATTAGAACATGAGATTCACCGTTACCGAATACCAGTAATTATTACTTATGAAGGTTGGGATGCTGCTGGTAAGGGCGGAAATATCAAACGATTAACAGAAAATCTTGACCCGCGAGGTTACGCTGTAATACCTGTTGCTGCACCTACTAGCGAAGAAAAAGCCCATCATTATGTTTGGCGATTTTGGCGCAGTATTCCTAAAGCAGGACATATTACTATTTTTGACCGTACTTGGTATGGTCGGGTACTAGTAGAAAGGGTAGAAGGTTTTTGTAAGCGTCATGAATGGCAAAGAGCATACAAAGAAATTAATGAATTTGAGCGTCATTTAACTTCTTATGGGACAGTTTTAGTAAAATTTTGGTTACATATTGATCCAAGTGAGCAATTAAAACGCTTTCAGGAACGCCAAGAAACCCTAGTAAAAACATGGAAAATTACTGATGAAGATTGGCGAAATCGTGAAAAATGGGCTGAATATGAAAAAGCTATTTGTGAAATGCTTCAACGAACTAGCACTAGTTATGCACCTTGGACAATTATAGAATCTGTAGACAAATACTATGCACGAATTAAAGCTTTACAAACCGTTGTAGACTCTATTGAGACAGCCTTAAAAGAAAAACGTAAAAAATAA
- a CDS encoding DUF1521 domain-containing protein: MAFGQVNNTMAGDPWRNEINNIRGCWQKRGAEETNVSAEVGKLLESVGSLLESIGDLVAQLQSQPPQSCQPAPVQPPKVENSCHPAGNLKSENGVITTPGGYKIEPVGQFDWNITGPDGHKTEVWGDPHVRLDGKEVFDFKRDTTFVLGDGTRINVTTAPWGKDMTVSKQLEIISGNDRVLVTDIDKGKGKIGQVTPDGFANVNNFGNKDVIVMGRNTAQWTFKGKEIVGSVNGGESFKLGQDIAPLVQTTQKFGGGQQWAKAIFDALGKMFDTMGDILEKSKPNPFAQKRSKNDLGKSLEAIGEIFVALAKIMNLSNQISLGRFNQNLN; encoded by the coding sequence ATGGCATTTGGACAAGTTAATAATACAATGGCAGGGGATCCTTGGCGCAATGAAATCAATAATATTCGTGGTTGTTGGCAAAAACGCGGTGCAGAAGAAACAAATGTTAGTGCAGAAGTAGGCAAATTATTAGAAAGTGTTGGTTCTTTATTAGAGTCCATTGGAGATTTAGTTGCCCAACTACAATCCCAACCCCCTCAATCCTGTCAACCTGCTCCAGTGCAGCCTCCAAAAGTTGAAAATAGTTGTCATCCAGCAGGTAACTTAAAATCAGAAAATGGTGTTATTACTACACCTGGTGGTTATAAAATCGAACCAGTAGGACAATTTGATTGGAACATTACTGGCCCAGATGGTCATAAAACAGAAGTTTGGGGTGATCCACACGTAAGATTAGATGGTAAAGAAGTTTTTGATTTTAAACGTGATACTACTTTTGTACTTGGTGATGGAACTCGTATCAATGTAACTACTGCCCCCTGGGGTAAAGATATGACTGTTAGCAAACAACTAGAAATCATTAGCGGTAATGACCGAGTTTTAGTAACAGACATTGATAAAGGTAAAGGTAAAATTGGGCAAGTTACTCCAGATGGTTTTGCTAATGTGAATAATTTTGGTAATAAAGATGTCATTGTAATGGGTCGTAATACTGCACAATGGACATTTAAGGGTAAAGAAATTGTTGGTAGTGTCAATGGTGGTGAATCATTCAAACTTGGTCAAGATATTGCTCCTTTAGTTCAAACTACCCAAAAATTTGGCGGTGGTCAACAATGGGCAAAAGCAATTTTTGATGCTTTAGGTAAGATGTTTGACACAATGGGCGATATTTTAGAAAAATCCAAGCCAAATCCATTTGCACAAAAACGCAGCAAAAATGACCTTGGTAAATCACTAGAAGCTATTGGAGAAATTTTTGTTGCCTTAGCTAAGATTATGAATCTTTCTAATCAAATTTCTCTTGGTCGCTTTAACCAAAACCTTAACTAG
- a CDS encoding protein kinase, with amino-acid sequence MENFDQNVLAPGEILDGQYRIEKVLGKGGMGVVYLVRHTLLNDLRAIKLVLPNLANQQYIQRFLREGQVACLVRHPNIINIYDLRVTTDGTVYMVMEYFDGHTLAEELKSRKNLLPKMLLKCLNQLLML; translated from the coding sequence ATGGAAAATTTTGATCAAAATGTTTTAGCTCCAGGTGAAATTTTAGATGGGCAATATAGAATTGAAAAAGTTTTAGGTAAAGGTGGAATGGGGGTAGTTTATTTAGTTCGCCATACACTTTTAAATGACTTAAGAGCAATAAAATTAGTTTTACCTAATTTAGCTAACCAACAATATATACAACGCTTTTTACGTGAAGGACAGGTTGCTTGTCTAGTACGCCATCCTAATATTATTAATATCTATGATTTACGCGTGACAACAGATGGCACAGTCTATATGGTGATGGAATATTTTGATGGGCATACTTTAGCAGAAGAACTAAAAAGTAGAAAAAATTTACTCCCCAAGATGCTTTTGAAATGCTTGAACCAATTGCTAATGCTTTAG
- a CDS encoding FHA domain-containing protein, with product MLEPIANALEIAHKNGVIHRDVHPSNIMIKEISQGKYHAKLLDLGLAKVRPTISSAEEAKFTQLTMVGQILGTPYYMSPEQWEPKSEYEDNIDGRTDIYSLGIVFYELISGRKPFVGQTMQNLAYQHFAITPPSLHEVDPNVPKAFSDVISQAMSKMAEHRQSSVEEMFTQLRESLFSKPITNTGPHKPIERKIIVKHLSGSKKGQIEEFVLSMTQEITFGRDPISKVAYDPYKDDVIARNQAKIIFNGNDFNLIDNNSRNGTFVNNQQVRGSIKIQEGNKIRFGNTGPEFIFDLSPLPIPPTQVTAMPMTKFGANDLFATLTERIVIKHLTGSRAGQEDIFPTRDLQEIIIGRDPLSMIKYDSLKDDLVSTKHAKIFLEPSVPIKYALVDLNSRNGTFLNKQRIMAKTLIKSGDKVQLGASGPEFEFNIC from the coding sequence ATGCTTGAACCAATTGCTAATGCTTTAGAAATTGCTCATAAAAATGGTGTTATACATCGAGATGTTCATCCTTCTAACATAATGATCAAGGAAATAAGCCAAGGAAAATACCATGCAAAATTGTTAGACTTAGGGCTTGCAAAAGTACGTCCTACAATTTCTTCGGCTGAAGAAGCTAAATTTACTCAACTAACCATGGTAGGGCAAATTCTAGGCACACCTTACTATATGTCACCAGAGCAATGGGAGCCAAAATCTGAGTATGAAGACAATATTGATGGTCGAACAGATATTTATAGTTTAGGAATAGTTTTTTATGAACTTATTTCAGGTCGAAAACCTTTTGTAGGACAAACAATGCAAAATTTAGCTTATCAACATTTTGCTATCACGCCTCCAAGCTTGCATGAGGTTGATCCAAATGTTCCTAAAGCTTTTAGTGATGTGATTTCTCAAGCAATGTCAAAGATGGCTGAACATAGGCAATCAAGTGTTGAAGAGATGTTTACACAATTAAGAGAATCTCTTTTCTCAAAACCTATTACAAATACTGGGCCTCATAAACCTATAGAAAGAAAAATAATAGTTAAACATTTGTCAGGGTCAAAAAAAGGACAAATAGAGGAATTTGTATTAAGTATGACACAAGAAATAACTTTTGGACGAGATCCTATATCAAAAGTTGCTTATGACCCTTATAAAGATGATGTGATTGCACGCAATCAAGCCAAAATAATATTTAATGGAAATGACTTTAATTTAATAGACAATAACAGTCGTAATGGTACATTTGTTAATAATCAGCAAGTTAGAGGTTCCATAAAAATACAAGAAGGAAATAAAATTAGATTTGGCAATACTGGGCCAGAATTTATCTTTGATTTAAGCCCCCTTCCTATTCCTCCTACACAAGTAACAGCAATGCCTATGACAAAATTTGGTGCTAATGATTTGTTTGCTACTTTAACAGAAAGAATAGTAATTAAACATTTAACAGGTTCAAGAGCAGGTCAAGAAGATATTTTTCCTACTAGGGATTTACAAGAAATAATTATTGGACGAGATCCCTTATCAATGATTAAGTATGATTCACTAAAAGATGATTTGGTTAGTACAAAACATGCAAAAATATTTTTAGAACCTAGTGTTCCTATAAAATATGCGCTAGTAGATCTTAATAGTCGTAATGGAACATTCCTTAATAAACAAAGGATTATGGCTAAAACACTTATAAAATCTGGTGATAAGGTTCAACTTGGGGCCAGTGGCCCGGAGTTTGAATTTAATATTTGCTAA
- a CDS encoding protein kinase — MWLGTLDGGVNKFDPISKRFLTTNSKPYEKYSSNNSVVAIVEDLTETLWVSKLDELRQYKTKNSPPIIFHPNPKISPELTGKRIRSFFATSSGLLWIGTDKGLSAYDTKLEKFITDTLNLPPILQTLRITRIYQDSKDKLWLGSQNTGVYLFDPKSLSLSIYEKDSKEAKNRLSSNRIIDICEDKTGKIWIATINGLCSYDPTINAITKIYLNDLENPNSIISNQINSVFSDKDGVLWLGTNNGLNKFDPQKEQFSTPLDNNKLPNNHIYGILQDSQECLWLSTNRGLVKYNPKNNQFWTYDANDGLQSNEFNYGAYFKSSSGEMFFGGINGFNRFYPEEIKNNLFIPNIVLTDFKILDENAKIISDKKFLPSSYQLNLNYNENFLFFEFSALNFTHPEKNNYLYKLEGLEKQWSTYDNKQRFAKYSRLAPGDYTFQVIGSNNDDLWNQNGVAIKIHISPPFWQTNGAYLFYLVFSISSIYGIHRYNLNLVEVRNKQLEKKVEERTSEIDKQREVLAKKNQELAKNYAELLELNQKANRIFAALSEALPGTTLDGKYRLEEKIGTGGFGAVYRAVNLNINREVAIKVFSPSPGNDSVENLARFQQEAISTCRVNHLNAVAVLDSGISSEGIPYLVMELLQGQTLKMELRTKGKLTLERCAEIIVPICKVLEKAHATGLLHRDIKPDNIFLHQSSEGEIVKVVDFGIAKLINAPDNLADGLANDLTKTGGLIGTPIYMAPERLMLKSYNESSDIYSLGVMIYQMLSGQFPFVGNLASFYDIKTAHLLQIPKSLKSFNPNIDEKLESIVLKTLNKNPEQRATLKEVGEVFSEIAKTSITLSTNIAKTESLEKINTKTSTVASESATIIISENKSKNKPKPETEKITPSEQITLRKEDSKN; from the coding sequence ATGTGGTTAGGTACGCTTGATGGGGGGGTTAATAAATTTGATCCTATTAGTAAACGTTTTCTGACCACTAACAGTAAGCCATATGAAAAATACTCGTCTAATAATTCTGTAGTAGCAATTGTTGAGGATTTAACAGAAACGCTTTGGGTTAGCAAATTAGATGAACTAAGACAATATAAAACAAAAAACAGCCCTCCTATAATCTTTCATCCAAACCCAAAAATATCACCTGAATTAACTGGCAAACGGATTAGATCTTTTTTTGCTACTTCATCAGGGTTACTTTGGATTGGTACAGATAAAGGTTTAAGTGCTTATGATACAAAACTAGAAAAGTTTATTACAGACACATTAAATTTACCTCCAATCTTACAAACTCTTAGGATTACTAGAATTTATCAAGATAGCAAAGACAAACTATGGCTTGGTTCTCAAAACACAGGAGTTTATCTATTTGATCCTAAGTCTTTAAGTCTATCTATTTATGAAAAAGATTCTAAAGAAGCAAAAAATCGTCTTAGTAGCAATCGAATTATAGATATTTGCGAAGATAAAACAGGAAAAATCTGGATTGCTACTATTAATGGACTTTGTAGTTATGATCCAACAATAAATGCTATTACTAAAATATACTTAAATGATCTAGAAAATCCTAATAGTATAATCAGTAATCAAATAAACTCAGTTTTTAGCGATAAAGATGGTGTGTTGTGGCTTGGGACAAACAATGGTTTAAATAAATTTGACCCACAAAAAGAGCAATTTTCTACACCTTTGGATAATAATAAGTTACCTAATAATCATATCTATGGAATATTACAAGATAGCCAAGAATGTCTTTGGTTAAGCACTAATAGAGGTTTAGTAAAATACAATCCTAAAAATAATCAATTCTGGACTTATGATGCTAATGATGGGTTGCAAAGCAATGAATTTAATTATGGAGCATATTTTAAGAGCAGTTCAGGAGAAATGTTTTTTGGTGGTATAAATGGGTTTAATCGTTTTTACCCTGAAGAAATAAAAAATAACTTGTTTATTCCTAACATTGTTCTGACAGATTTTAAGATTTTAGATGAAAACGCCAAAATTATTTCTGATAAGAAATTCTTGCCATCCTCTTATCAATTAAACCTAAATTATAATGAAAATTTCTTATTCTTTGAGTTTTCAGCACTTAATTTTACTCATCCAGAAAAAAATAATTATTTATACAAATTAGAAGGCTTAGAAAAACAATGGTCAACTTATGATAACAAACAACGTTTTGCTAAATATTCTCGCCTTGCTCCAGGTGATTATACCTTTCAAGTCATAGGCTCAAATAATGATGATCTCTGGAATCAAAACGGTGTAGCAATTAAAATTCATATTTCCCCACCATTTTGGCAAACTAATGGAGCCTATCTTTTTTACCTAGTGTTTTCAATTAGTAGTATCTATGGTATTCACCGTTATAACTTAAATTTAGTAGAAGTAAGAAATAAGCAATTAGAAAAAAAAGTAGAAGAAAGAACTTCAGAAATAGATAAACAAAGAGAAGTATTAGCTAAAAAGAACCAAGAATTAGCTAAAAATTATGCTGAATTATTAGAATTAAACCAAAAAGCTAACCGTATTTTTGCGGCTCTTTCTGAAGCTTTACCAGGTACAACATTAGATGGAAAATATCGCTTAGAAGAAAAAATTGGAACAGGTGGTTTTGGAGCCGTTTATAGAGCAGTAAATCTTAATATAAACCGTGAAGTAGCAATTAAAGTTTTTTCCCCTTCACCTGGTAATGATTCAGTAGAAAATTTAGCCCGCTTCCAACAAGAAGCAATTTCAACTTGTAGAGTAAATCATCTAAATGCTGTAGCTGTTTTAGATTCAGGTATTTCTTCTGAAGGTATTCCATATTTAGTAATGGAACTACTACAAGGACAAACCTTAAAAATGGAACTGCGTACTAAAGGTAAATTAACGCTAGAAAGGTGTGCAGAAATAATAGTACCTATTTGTAAAGTTTTAGAAAAAGCTCATGCAACAGGACTACTTCATAGAGATATAAAGCCAGACAATATTTTTTTACATCAAAGCAGTGAAGGAGAAATTGTTAAAGTAGTAGATTTTGGCATTGCTAAATTAATAAATGCCCCTGATAACTTGGCTGATGGCTTGGCTAATGATCTTACTAAAACAGGAGGTTTAATTGGTACGCCTATATATATGGCACCTGAAAGATTAATGCTTAAAAGTTATAACGAAAGTTCAGATATTTATAGTTTAGGTGTAATGATTTACCAAATGCTTTCAGGTCAATTTCCCTTTGTAGGTAATTTAGCTAGTTTTTATGATATTAAAACAGCACACTTACTGCAAATACCTAAAAGTCTAAAAAGTTTTAACCCAAATATTGATGAGAAACTAGAAAGTATTGTTCTTAAAACACTTAATAAAAATCCTGAACAAAGAGCAACATTAAAAGAGGTAGGCGAAGTTTTTAGTGAGATAGCAAAAACTTCTATAACTTTATCAACTAATATTGCTAAAACAGAGTCTTTAGAAAAAATAAACACTAAAACTTCAACTGTTGCTAGTGAGTCAGCAACAATAATAATTTCAGAGAATAAATCAAAAAACAAACCAAAACCTGAAACAGAGAAAATCACTCCATCCGAACAAATTACTTTGCGAAAAGAAGATTCAAAAAATTAG
- a CDS encoding aminotransferase class I/II-fold pyridoxal phosphate-dependent enzyme, whose product MSKQILSYKAEKFTESVIREMTRQANKYGAINLSQGFPDFSAPMELKQAAIKAIEADVNQYAITWGTKLFRDAIATKVKWYLGLDVDPDREICVTCGSTEAMIAAMMAITNPGDEVIIFSPYYENYWPDVILSGATPKFIDLAPPDWSFDREKLAEAFNNNTKAIIICNPNNPTGKVFTLEELQFIAELCQKWNVLAITDEIYEHIIYDGVKHIAIATLDGMRERTITINGMSKTYSVTGWRIGYTIAPPDITNAIRKVHDFLTVGAAAPLQEAGITAMSLPVSYYDNLAAHYQARRDLLLEVLVSAGFQVFAPKGAYYIMTDISNFGFANDVEFTHFLIKEIGVAVVPGSSFYIDPQAGSQQVRFAFCKRDETLLGAKERLAKLGEYSIK is encoded by the coding sequence ATGTCTAAACAAATACTTTCATATAAGGCAGAAAAATTTACTGAATCTGTAATTAGAGAAATGACCCGTCAGGCTAATAAATATGGAGCAATAAACTTGTCTCAAGGTTTCCCTGACTTTTCTGCTCCTATGGAACTTAAACAAGCTGCAATTAAAGCAATTGAGGCTGATGTTAACCAATATGCTATTACTTGGGGAACAAAGCTTTTTCGTGACGCAATTGCAACTAAAGTTAAATGGTACTTAGGTTTAGATGTTGATCCAGACCGTGAAATTTGTGTTACTTGTGGTTCGACTGAGGCTATGATTGCTGCAATGATGGCAATTACTAACCCAGGAGACGAAGTAATTATTTTTTCCCCTTACTATGAAAACTATTGGCCTGATGTTATTTTGTCTGGTGCAACTCCAAAATTTATTGATTTAGCCCCGCCAGATTGGTCTTTTGACCGTGAAAAGCTAGCAGAAGCTTTTAATAACAATACTAAAGCAATTATTATTTGTAACCCTAACAACCCTACAGGCAAAGTTTTTACTCTAGAAGAATTACAATTTATTGCTGAACTTTGCCAAAAGTGGAATGTTTTAGCAATTACCGATGAAATTTATGAGCATATTATTTATGACGGGGTTAAACATATTGCAATTGCTACTTTAGATGGAATGCGAGAGCGTACAATTACAATTAATGGAATGTCTAAAACCTATTCTGTGACGGGTTGGCGTATTGGCTATACAATTGCACCGCCAGACATTACTAATGCAATTCGCAAAGTTCATGATTTTCTTACTGTTGGTGCGGCAGCACCGCTTCAAGAAGCTGGAATAACAGCAATGTCACTACCTGTAAGTTACTATGATAATTTGGCTGCTCATTATCAAGCTCGTCGGGATTTACTCTTAGAAGTGTTAGTGTCGGCTGGATTTCAAGTTTTTGCTCCTAAAGGAGCTTATTACATAATGACGGATATTAGCAATTTTGGTTTTGCAAATGATGTGGAGTTTACCCATTTTTTAATTAAAGAAATTGGTGTGGCTGTTGTACCAGGTAGCTCATTTTATATTGACCCGCAAGCAGGTAGTCAACAAGTTAGATTTGCTTTCTGTAAACGCGATGAAACTTTGCTTGGAGCTAAAGAGAGACTTGCAAAATTAGGTGAGTATTCAATAAAATAA
- a CDS encoding amidohydrolase family protein → MRPENRVSEQLIPFEAENKDLESYRSLGITTVLLTPETGIFRGESALINLKETTSVSNLILRDAVAQHVAFEFGFFGASYPSSLFGAVAAFRQAMLDANRYKTWQERYKANPIGMKRPEQSTAFDALVPVLNRSRLVVFELSDNKDILLADRLAKEFNLNTIISSSGNEWELLEDIKGLKQTFVLSVAFPDKPKIDEADEATNVSLKELRRYVNAPENPKRLFDAGIRFAFTTNNLRNKADFSKNIRKIIAAGLSLDNVLAAFTTTPAEILGVSNSLGTLEKGKIANLIVANGELFGEKTKIENIFVDGVKYEQDSKKPMLPEAAEPKEGE, encoded by the coding sequence GTGCGGCCAGAAAATCGAGTTAGCGAACAGCTTATTCCTTTTGAAGCGGAAAATAAAGATTTAGAATCTTATCGTAGTTTAGGCATTACTACAGTATTGCTAACTCCTGAAACAGGCATCTTTCGTGGCGAAAGTGCTTTAATTAACTTAAAAGAAACCACATCTGTTTCTAACCTGATTTTAAGAGATGCTGTTGCTCAACATGTTGCTTTTGAATTTGGTTTTTTTGGTGCTAGTTATCCATCAAGCTTATTTGGTGCTGTAGCGGCTTTTCGACAAGCAATGCTAGATGCAAATCGCTATAAAACTTGGCAAGAACGCTATAAAGCCAACCCTATAGGAATGAAACGACCAGAGCAATCAACAGCTTTTGATGCTTTAGTTCCTGTGTTAAATCGCTCTAGATTAGTTGTTTTTGAACTTTCAGATAACAAAGATATTTTATTAGCAGATAGACTAGCTAAAGAATTTAACTTAAATACTATAATTTCTAGCTCTGGCAATGAATGGGAGCTTTTAGAAGACATAAAAGGCTTAAAACAAACTTTTGTTTTATCTGTTGCTTTTCCTGACAAACCAAAAATAGATGAAGCAGACGAAGCCACAAATGTTTCATTAAAAGAACTACGTCGTTATGTAAACGCTCCAGAAAATCCTAAACGCCTTTTTGATGCAGGTATTCGCTTTGCGTTTACTACTAATAACTTAAGAAATAAAGCAGATTTTAGTAAAAATATTCGCAAAATAATTGCAGCAGGTCTTTCACTAGACAATGTGCTAGCGGCTTTTACCACAACACCAGCAGAAATCTTGGGCGTTTCTAACTCATTAGGCACACTTGAAAAAGGCAAAATTGCTAATTTAATTGTTGCAAATGGTGAGCTTTTTGGAGAAAAAACCAAAATAGAAAATATCTTTGTTGATGGTGTTAAATATGAGCAAGATAGCAAAAAGCCAATGTTGCCAGAAGCGGCTGAACCAAAGGAAGGGGAATAG